The following coding sequences lie in one Klebsiella huaxiensis genomic window:
- a CDS encoding ABC transporter substrate-binding protein yields MKIKAFTLALGMICTFSSLAASELRYGVEAEYPPFESRNAAGELVGFDIELGNAICQAAQLKCSWVETSFDALIPGLVAKKFDAINSAMNITEQRRKSIDFTQPIYRIPSQLVGKADSGMQATPEGLKGKTIGVLQGSIQETFAKEHWEKHGVTVIAYKDQNMAWADLLNGRIDASLVMSAAGQAGFLSKPQGKGFGFIGKPVADDTILGSGIGYGLRKGDEATQKQLNAAIDKVRADGTITRLAGKYFPGIDVSVK; encoded by the coding sequence ATGAAGATAAAAGCCTTTACCCTCGCGCTGGGGATGATTTGCACTTTTTCCTCGCTGGCGGCCAGCGAGCTGCGCTACGGCGTCGAAGCAGAATATCCACCGTTCGAAAGCCGCAACGCGGCAGGGGAACTGGTGGGATTTGATATCGAACTGGGTAATGCAATTTGCCAGGCGGCGCAGCTGAAATGCAGCTGGGTTGAAACGTCGTTTGATGCCCTGATCCCGGGGCTGGTGGCGAAGAAGTTCGATGCGATTAACTCGGCAATGAACATTACCGAGCAGCGGCGCAAGAGTATTGATTTTACGCAACCTATTTACCGTATCCCTTCGCAACTGGTAGGCAAGGCGGATAGCGGGATGCAGGCGACACCGGAAGGGCTGAAGGGGAAAACCATTGGCGTTCTGCAAGGATCGATTCAGGAAACCTTCGCCAAAGAGCACTGGGAAAAGCACGGCGTTACCGTCATCGCTTATAAAGACCAGAATATGGCGTGGGCCGATTTGCTTAACGGGCGCATTGATGCCTCTCTGGTGATGTCCGCTGCCGGGCAGGCAGGATTCCTTAGCAAACCGCAGGGCAAAGGATTTGGTTTTATCGGCAAACCGGTGGCTGACGATACTATTCTCGGCAGCGGGATTGGCTACGGCCTGCGCAAAGGGGATGAGGCGACGCAAAAACAGCTGAACGCGGCTATCGATAAAGTTCGCGCTGACGGCACCATCACGCGTCTGGCGGGTAAATACTTCCCCGGTATTGACGTCAGCGTCAAATAA